Proteins encoded within one genomic window of Mesobacillus subterraneus:
- a CDS encoding glucose-1-phosphate adenylyltransferase: MQKKKCVAMLLAGGKGSRLHSLTKNLAKPAVPFGGKYRIIDFPLSNCTNSGIHTVGVLTQYQPLLLNSYIGIGSAWDLDRKDGGVTVLPPYSESSEVKWYSGTASAIFQNLNYLDQYNPEYVLILSGDHIYKMNYESMLNYHIEKSADVTISVIEVPWEETNRFGIMNTDSELRITEFEEKPDIAKNNLASMGIYIFKWNVLREYLIRDDQNPDSSHDFGKDIIPLLIQENMNLFAYPFKGYWKDVGTVQSLWEANMDLLDKECELNLFDHSWRIYSVNPNQPPQYICPEGEVSESLVNEGCKIEGEVSRTVVFQGVTVKKGAVIKETVIMPDAVIGHNCVIEKAIVSPGVYVPDGTIIKPDESENDITLVSEETIGELQSN; this comes from the coding sequence ATGCAAAAGAAGAAATGCGTAGCAATGCTGTTGGCAGGAGGAAAAGGAAGCCGGCTGCACTCATTGACGAAGAATCTCGCTAAGCCTGCTGTCCCGTTTGGAGGCAAATATCGAATCATCGATTTCCCGTTAAGCAATTGCACGAACTCAGGAATCCATACAGTAGGCGTATTAACGCAGTACCAGCCGCTTTTGCTCAATTCTTATATTGGCATCGGCAGCGCATGGGACCTCGACAGGAAGGATGGCGGTGTGACGGTACTGCCGCCTTATTCTGAAAGCTCCGAAGTGAAATGGTATTCCGGTACCGCTAGCGCCATTTTTCAGAACCTGAACTACCTAGATCAGTATAACCCTGAGTACGTGTTGATTCTTTCTGGTGACCATATTTATAAAATGAATTATGAATCTATGCTCAATTACCATATCGAAAAAAGTGCTGATGTGACCATTTCGGTCATAGAGGTGCCTTGGGAAGAGACGAATCGGTTCGGAATCATGAATACCGATTCTGAGCTGAGAATCACTGAATTCGAAGAAAAACCGGACATAGCGAAAAATAATCTCGCTTCGATGGGGATTTATATTTTTAAATGGAACGTTTTAAGGGAATATCTGATAAGGGATGACCAGAATCCTGATTCCAGCCATGATTTTGGCAAGGATATCATTCCTCTGTTAATACAAGAAAATATGAACTTATTTGCCTATCCTTTTAAAGGCTACTGGAAAGATGTTGGGACAGTGCAAAGTCTTTGGGAAGCGAATATGGATTTATTGGATAAAGAATGTGAGTTGAACCTGTTTGATCACTCTTGGCGAATCTACTCTGTCAATCCAAATCAGCCTCCGCAATATATTTGCCCAGAAGGGGAAGTATCAGAGTCACTGGTCAATGAAGGCTGCAAAATTGAAGGAGAGGTTTCCAGAACGGTAGTATTCCAGGGAGTGACGGTGAAAAAGGGAGCGGTTATAAAGGAAACTGTTATCATGCCAGATGCTGTGATCGGACACAACTGTGTGATTGAAAAAGCGATTGTATCCCCTGGTGTCTATGTTCCGGATGGAACAATCATAAAGCCGGACGAGAGCGAGAATGACATTACACTAGTATCTGAAGAAACCATCGGAGAATTGCAATCCAATTGA
- a CDS encoding sugar phosphate nucleotidyltransferase, which yields MNKQLLGVIDATTVHDDLHELSIHRSVAAIPFGGRYRLIDFILSNMVNSGIQSVAIFPKFQYRSLMDHLGSGRNWDLNRKRDGLFFFPAPNLDKHYTGIGTLDHFADNIDFFERAAQEYALIANSYTVFNMDFQPLLDWHIKSGCDITEVHKEGKSLGMYLVKKTLLMDLITTRNETGYSNMRDVASDHDSQFHLCYYNFEGYASMVDTIDQYFKTSMDLLKPEVWKELFPKDRPILTKVKDEPPTRYDNDASVRNSMVANGGMIEGTVENSIIARGVKIGKGTVIRNCIIMQKTQIKENCQLDSVIVDKDVRIEAGTVITAPAESPAVIRKGTVQGVGSRS from the coding sequence ATGAATAAACAACTATTAGGAGTAATAGATGCGACAACGGTTCACGATGATCTGCATGAACTGTCCATTCACCGGTCGGTGGCAGCAATCCCGTTTGGCGGGCGATACAGACTGATTGATTTTATCCTTTCCAATATGGTCAACTCTGGAATCCAGAGCGTAGCGATTTTCCCTAAATTTCAATACAGATCGCTGATGGACCATTTGGGGTCAGGGAGGAACTGGGATCTTAACCGGAAAAGGGATGGACTATTTTTCTTCCCTGCGCCTAACCTGGATAAACATTATACAGGAATTGGCACGCTGGACCATTTTGCTGACAACATTGATTTTTTTGAACGGGCTGCACAGGAGTATGCATTGATTGCTAACTCATATACGGTATTCAATATGGATTTCCAGCCGCTGCTGGATTGGCATATCAAGTCAGGGTGCGATATCACGGAGGTGCATAAGGAAGGAAAATCCTTAGGCATGTACCTTGTTAAAAAGACATTATTGATGGATTTGATCACGACGCGCAATGAAACTGGCTACTCAAATATGAGGGATGTCGCGTCTGATCATGATAGCCAGTTCCATCTCTGCTACTACAACTTTGAAGGGTACGCCTCGATGGTTGATACAATTGATCAGTATTTTAAAACGAGCATGGATTTGCTTAAACCTGAAGTCTGGAAGGAGTTGTTCCCGAAAGACAGGCCAATCCTGACCAAGGTGAAGGATGAGCCGCCTACCCGTTATGATAATGATGCATCCGTAAGAAATTCGATGGTAGCCAATGGCGGAATGATTGAAGGGACTGTCGAAAACAGCATCATTGCTCGCGGAGTAAAAATCGGCAAGGGTACCGTCATCCGCAATTGCATCATCATGCAGAAGACGCAGATTAAGGAGAATTGTCAATTGGATTCAGTGATTGTTGATAAGGATGTAAGAATTGAAGCAGGAACTGTGATAACAGCGCCAGCAGAATCACCGGCTGTTATCCGCAAGGGTACGGTCCAGGGAGTGGGGAGCAGGTCGTGA
- the glgA gene encoding glycogen synthase GlgA has translation MKVLFAVSECVPFIKSGGLADVAGSLPKGLKKLGTDVRVILPKYGLIPERFRSEMKKVKEYNVQLGWRSQYCGIETLEHEGVTFYFVDNEYYFKRDSLYGHYDDGERFAFFNRAVLEFIGEIEFYPDVIHCHDWHTGMIPFLLRTEYYKRHGYGLIQSVFTIHNLQFQGIFPPSVLENLLQIDSRYFNEEQLEFFGNANFMKAALIASDHITTVSPTYKNEIQTDYFGEKLDGILRKRSEDLSGILNGIDHDLYDPERYSGLAANFGVDSLERRVENKLQVQRDFGLPENENIPVAAMITRLTKQKGLDLVRGVFHEILATGMQLVVLGSGDPEFEQFFRDMSARYPEQCGIYIGFDENLAHLVYAGSDLFLMPSRFEPCGLSQMIAMRYGSIPVVRETGGLNDTVQSYNEFNGEGNGFSFADFNAHDMLFTIQRALSFYHKREKWLMLAKNAMETDYSWVQSAKQYNELYTDLISRSESHVF, from the coding sequence GTGAAGGTATTATTTGCCGTTTCGGAATGTGTCCCGTTCATCAAGTCAGGCGGACTGGCGGATGTAGCGGGCTCACTTCCAAAAGGACTCAAAAAGCTGGGGACGGATGTCCGGGTCATATTACCGAAATATGGTTTGATACCTGAGAGATTCCGTTCTGAAATGAAGAAAGTAAAAGAGTATAATGTGCAACTAGGCTGGCGCTCGCAATATTGTGGCATTGAAACTCTTGAGCATGAAGGTGTTACTTTCTATTTTGTAGACAATGAGTATTATTTCAAGCGCGATAGCCTTTACGGACATTATGATGATGGGGAACGGTTCGCGTTTTTTAACAGAGCTGTCCTTGAATTCATCGGAGAAATCGAATTCTACCCTGATGTGATTCATTGCCATGACTGGCATACAGGCATGATTCCCTTTTTACTAAGGACAGAGTACTATAAGCGCCATGGCTACGGATTGATACAGTCCGTGTTTACGATTCATAATCTGCAGTTCCAGGGGATTTTCCCTCCATCAGTATTGGAGAACTTGCTGCAGATTGACAGCCGTTATTTCAATGAAGAGCAGCTGGAGTTTTTCGGGAATGCCAATTTCATGAAAGCGGCTTTGATTGCATCTGACCATATTACTACGGTCAGTCCTACGTACAAGAATGAAATTCAGACAGATTATTTTGGTGAAAAGCTGGATGGCATCCTGCGTAAAAGAAGCGAGGATCTATCTGGAATACTGAATGGGATTGATCACGATTTATATGATCCTGAAAGGTACTCTGGATTGGCTGCCAATTTCGGAGTGGACTCACTTGAAAGAAGAGTCGAAAACAAGCTTCAGGTCCAGCGTGATTTCGGTTTGCCTGAAAACGAAAATATTCCTGTTGCAGCAATGATAACTAGGCTGACGAAGCAAAAGGGTCTCGATTTGGTCAGGGGAGTTTTCCATGAAATCCTGGCGACAGGAATGCAACTTGTCGTGCTGGGATCAGGAGACCCTGAGTTTGAGCAATTTTTCAGGGATATGTCAGCGCGTTATCCTGAACAGTGTGGCATATACATCGGCTTTGATGAGAATCTGGCCCATCTGGTCTACGCAGGATCTGATTTGTTCCTGATGCCATCCAGGTTCGAGCCATGCGGTCTGAGCCAGATGATCGCAATGCGTTATGGATCCATTCCTGTTGTGAGAGAGACAGGTGGCCTGAACGATACCGTACAGTCTTATAATGAATTTAATGGTGAGGGCAATGGTTTTTCCTTTGCCGACTTCAATGCCCATGACATGCTCTTTACAATCCAACGGGCGTTGTCTTTTTACCATAAGCGCGAAAAATGGCTTATGCTGGCGAAAAATGCTATGGAAACAGACTATAGCTGGGTACAATCTGCCAAACAATACAATGAGTTGTATACCGATCTCATCTCAAGGAGTGAATCGCATGTTTTCTAG
- a CDS encoding EamA family transporter — translation MSIILALLAALFASFTAILAKIGIEDVDSNLATAVRTIVVVIMAYLMVLITGQTESIAAVSMKSFIFLVLSGLTTGLSWLAFFKAIQIGDVSKVVPIDKASVVLTIVLSFIVLREPATMPVVAGGVIISIGTFVLIGKDKKKKKQRKKVFNTKSYIFLAIMSAVFAALTNILAKIGIEDVDSNVATFIRTVVIVIFAWGIVFFQGTVKDLRKISRKSYIFLILSGAATGFSWLCYFAALAIGKVSIVNPIDKFSVVLTMTLSFIILKEKPTKSTVSGAVLITIGTALLIL, via the coding sequence ATGAGTATCATTTTAGCTTTACTGGCCGCACTATTTGCTTCCTTTACCGCCATTCTAGCGAAAATTGGAATTGAAGATGTCGATTCAAACCTGGCAACGGCTGTCAGGACGATCGTAGTTGTAATCATGGCCTACTTGATGGTCTTAATTACCGGCCAAACTGAAAGCATTGCTGCAGTGTCAATGAAATCATTCATTTTCCTAGTTCTCTCTGGATTGACAACCGGTCTTTCCTGGCTTGCCTTTTTTAAAGCAATTCAGATTGGCGATGTATCAAAAGTTGTCCCAATTGATAAGGCCAGTGTCGTATTGACGATTGTGTTATCCTTCATAGTATTGAGGGAGCCTGCAACCATGCCTGTTGTGGCAGGTGGTGTCATTATTTCTATTGGAACCTTTGTGCTGATTGGGAAAGACAAAAAGAAGAAAAAGCAGAGAAAAAAGGTATTCAACACAAAGTCATATATTTTTCTCGCCATCATGTCAGCAGTTTTCGCTGCCCTGACAAATATCCTGGCGAAAATCGGAATTGAGGATGTTGACTCCAATGTGGCCACCTTCATCCGTACAGTCGTGATCGTCATTTTTGCATGGGGAATTGTGTTTTTCCAGGGCACTGTGAAGGACCTCAGAAAAATCTCAAGGAAATCTTACATTTTTCTAATCCTATCAGGTGCAGCAACAGGCTTCTCATGGTTATGTTATTTTGCAGCACTGGCAATCGGAAAAGTGAGCATCGTCAATCCGATTGATAAGTTCAGCGTCGTATTGACCATGACCCTGAGCTTCATCATTTTAAAAGAAAAGCCAACTAAATCTACCGTCTCAGGTGCAGTGTTGATTACTATTGGGACTGCTTTGCTGATTTTATAG
- a CDS encoding cupin domain-containing protein, which produces MYNVPPYSYPYYVDSSAYSPRSSQNSHQQVLEALLAGIKGEASAVDFYSRLAESAPNQRHKKAIMKALEDKHIHLRQFTDLYVTLTDQRLQYQYDRVNFQSYREGLQKAYETEVEDYHEYRNSYLLTQNLPVSNVFFRAFADELEHATRLECLRQETDPRLQDYGKEPFTINIEEATTQNETFRTALWTGRNLQVTVMSIDVGDDIGLEVHETGDQFIRVEEGEALVQMGDSKDNLDFESRVSDDYAIMIPEGKWHNVTNIGDTKLKVYVIYAPPEHPFGTVHETKADAEAAE; this is translated from the coding sequence TTGTATAACGTTCCACCCTATTCCTATCCATATTATGTTGATTCTTCAGCATATAGCCCTAGATCCAGCCAAAATAGCCATCAGCAAGTACTTGAAGCGCTGCTTGCTGGAATAAAAGGGGAAGCTTCAGCGGTTGATTTTTACAGTCGCCTGGCGGAATCAGCGCCAAACCAGAGACATAAGAAAGCGATAATGAAGGCGTTAGAGGATAAACATATCCACTTAAGGCAATTTACTGATCTGTATGTCACTTTAACTGACCAAAGGCTGCAGTATCAGTATGACCGGGTGAACTTCCAATCATATCGAGAAGGTTTGCAAAAGGCTTATGAAACAGAAGTAGAAGATTATCATGAATATCGAAACAGCTATTTGCTTACCCAAAACCTGCCGGTGAGCAATGTGTTTTTCCGCGCGTTCGCGGATGAATTAGAGCATGCAACAAGGTTAGAATGCCTGCGTCAAGAGACAGATCCCCGTTTGCAGGACTATGGCAAAGAACCATTTACCATCAATATAGAAGAGGCAACTACGCAAAACGAGACATTCCGTACCGCCTTATGGACGGGGAGAAACCTTCAGGTGACAGTCATGAGCATCGATGTGGGTGATGACATTGGCCTGGAAGTTCACGAAACTGGCGATCAATTTATCCGTGTAGAAGAAGGCGAAGCGCTCGTACAAATGGGGGACAGCAAAGATAATCTCGATTTTGAGTCTAGAGTATCTGACGACTACGCGATCATGATACCTGAAGGAAAGTGGCATAATGTCACCAATATTGGCGATACAAAGCTTAAGGTATATGTCATCTATGCACCACCTGAACATCCATTCGGAACAGTCCATGAAACAAAAGCAGATGCTGAAGCTGCCGAGTAA
- a CDS encoding TraR/DksA C4-type zinc finger protein produces MLTNDQLNQLKQTLIDEKETLNSQIDHTNEEGYLEGSQREATGELSSYDNHPADSGTELFERSKNLALDEHHDEQIGKVDQALEAIEDGTYGKCAECGKEIPFERLEIVPYTLYCVEHSQEQNLSNGRPAEEDVLEYTHDTNFDRRQNEEMADNRNSFDDVAEFGTSETPSDLTGDHEDYNKLYIDNEKERGFTEDLESFSATDIEGDDRQVFQSDAEEDYEEKLDETGMESELGNIPFKEGDSYIEDNKKKNE; encoded by the coding sequence ATGCTGACAAATGACCAGCTTAATCAATTGAAGCAAACGCTTATAGATGAAAAAGAAACACTTAATTCGCAAATAGATCACACTAATGAGGAAGGTTACCTTGAGGGCAGCCAGCGTGAAGCAACAGGGGAGTTGTCTTCATATGATAATCACCCCGCTGACAGTGGTACAGAACTGTTTGAACGCAGCAAGAACCTGGCGTTGGACGAGCATCATGATGAACAGATTGGAAAAGTCGATCAAGCCCTAGAGGCTATTGAGGATGGTACCTACGGTAAATGCGCAGAGTGCGGCAAAGAGATCCCGTTTGAACGTCTTGAAATTGTGCCATATACCTTATATTGTGTCGAGCACTCACAAGAACAAAACCTATCAAACGGCCGTCCGGCGGAAGAGGATGTATTGGAATATACTCATGACACAAACTTTGACCGTAGGCAAAATGAAGAAATGGCCGACAACAGAAACAGCTTTGATGACGTAGCAGAATTCGGAACATCGGAAACTCCATCCGATCTTACCGGTGATCATGAAGATTATAATAAGCTCTATATTGACAATGAAAAAGAACGCGGCTTCACGGAAGATCTTGAATCCTTTAGCGCTACTGACATTGAAGGTGATGATCGACAAGTATTCCAAAGTGATGCGGAAGAGGACTATGAGGAAAAGCTGGACGAAACCGGCATGGAATCAGAACTTGGTAATATCCCTTTTAAAGAGGGAGATAGTTATATAGAGGATAATAAGAAAAAAAATGAATAA
- a CDS encoding 1,4-dihydroxy-2-naphthoate polyprenyltransferase: MQPQLQPSSSPAVNGADWRVWWQLTRPHTLTAAFAPVLLGTALAIEYSGGIHWGLFLAMLIASLLIQAATNMFNEYYDFKRGLDNENSVGIGGAIVRHGIKPKTVLNLAFSLYGISVLLGVYICMSTSWWVAAVGVVSLAAGYLYTGGPLPIAYTPFGELVAGFFMGVLIILISFYIQTGTVTTTSVLVSFPSFLLVGAILLANNIRDLDGDKEFGRKTLAILLGRKGAIRLLAGMFIVSYAWVIGLIIASVVSPWLAIVALSIPKAVKATKGFIGKSNPLQMMPAMAATAKTNTIFGLLLSVGIFISLI, translated from the coding sequence ATGCAACCACAGCTACAGCCTAGTTCTTCACCAGCAGTCAATGGCGCAGATTGGAGAGTCTGGTGGCAGCTTACTCGGCCCCATACTTTGACTGCCGCATTTGCCCCTGTCCTTCTAGGGACTGCTTTAGCGATAGAATACAGTGGTGGAATCCATTGGGGATTGTTCCTCGCGATGTTAATTGCGAGTCTGTTAATTCAGGCAGCAACAAATATGTTCAATGAATATTATGATTTCAAACGTGGACTGGATAATGAAAATTCTGTTGGAATCGGCGGGGCGATCGTCCGCCATGGCATAAAGCCTAAAACGGTTTTGAACCTGGCGTTTAGCCTTTATGGAATTTCAGTCCTTCTTGGCGTTTATATTTGCATGAGTACCAGCTGGTGGGTCGCTGCTGTCGGTGTCGTATCCCTTGCAGCTGGTTATCTTTATACAGGCGGTCCATTGCCGATTGCCTATACTCCTTTCGGGGAACTTGTCGCAGGATTTTTCATGGGTGTATTGATCATCCTGATCTCCTTCTACATCCAGACTGGCACGGTAACTACTACAAGTGTACTTGTTTCTTTTCCAAGCTTTTTGCTTGTCGGCGCGATCCTGCTTGCGAATAATATTCGTGACCTTGATGGAGACAAGGAATTTGGCCGGAAAACACTGGCGATCCTGCTTGGACGAAAAGGCGCCATCAGGCTGCTCGCGGGCATGTTCATTGTTTCCTACGCCTGGGTAATCGGCTTAATCATTGCAAGTGTCGTTTCACCTTGGCTTGCGATTGTTGCTTTAAGCATTCCTAAGGCAGTAAAAGCAACGAAAGGCTTCATCGGGAAATCCAATCCGTTGCAAATGATGCCGGCTATGGCAGCAACAGCAAAGACTAACACCATTTTCGGCTTGCTTTTATCAGTAGGGATTTTCATCAGTTTAATATAA
- a CDS encoding isochorismate synthase, with the protein MDTALVFNKHNINGTGPSMFGGFTFDPLKKKTDLWSKFSGALFHIPKYMLTIVKGEAYFTTNVVCTQHDDMSLFDKVTREREDVLSKAGQKPALAELNLKDVIEIAPEAWKQTVTDVLADFENSELKKVVLARELRLNFKDEVQSESVLVNLLKNQQESFTFAFESNGDCFIGASPERLVKKDGSSLFSACLAGSIARGKTTEEDEKLGEELLTDQKNLIEHQYVVDMIKGAMEETCDEVLLPEQPVLMKMKYIQHLYTPVIGKNREGTSLLHLVDRLHPTPALGGLPKQAAIEKIREIELLDRGPLCSTCWLDGLSGKW; encoded by the coding sequence ATGGATACAGCGCTGGTTTTTAATAAGCACAATATAAATGGAACCGGTCCGTCCATGTTTGGCGGATTTACCTTTGACCCATTGAAGAAAAAGACAGATTTATGGTCAAAATTTTCCGGGGCACTGTTCCACATTCCGAAATATATGCTGACAATCGTCAAGGGAGAGGCGTACTTTACGACCAATGTAGTCTGCACCCAGCATGACGATATGTCACTTTTTGATAAAGTCACAAGGGAGAGGGAAGATGTTCTATCAAAGGCTGGCCAGAAACCAGCTCTAGCGGAGCTTAATCTTAAGGATGTTATTGAAATTGCTCCTGAAGCATGGAAGCAGACAGTCACTGATGTATTAGCAGATTTTGAAAACAGCGAATTGAAAAAGGTTGTCCTGGCGAGGGAGCTTCGTCTGAATTTTAAGGATGAAGTCCAGTCAGAAAGTGTCCTGGTGAATCTTTTGAAGAATCAGCAAGAAAGCTTTACTTTTGCCTTTGAATCCAATGGTGACTGCTTTATCGGTGCATCTCCTGAGCGGCTGGTCAAGAAGGATGGATCAAGCTTGTTTTCAGCCTGCCTGGCAGGTTCAATCGCAAGGGGCAAAACTACTGAAGAAGATGAAAAGCTAGGGGAGGAACTTTTAACAGACCAGAAAAACTTAATTGAGCATCAATATGTCGTTGATATGATTAAGGGAGCGATGGAAGAAACTTGTGATGAGGTGCTTCTTCCTGAACAGCCTGTATTGATGAAAATGAAATATATTCAGCATTTATATACACCTGTCATCGGCAAGAACCGGGAAGGTACATCACTTCTTCATTTGGTGGACAGACTTCACCCGACTCCTGCATTGGGCGGGTTGCCGAAGCAGGCAGCAATCGAAAAAATCAGGGAAATTGAGTTACTCGACAGAGGGCCTTTATGCAGCACCTGTTGGCTGGATGGATTATCAGGGAAATGGTGA
- a CDS encoding chorismate-binding protein, translated as MDYQGNGEFAVAIRSGLIQGNEASLFAGCGIVADSNAESEYIETSIKFRPMLTALGGKTK; from the coding sequence ATGGATTATCAGGGAAATGGTGAATTTGCCGTAGCAATCCGCTCAGGGCTGATTCAGGGAAATGAGGCATCGCTATTTGCCGGCTGCGGCATCGTTGCAGATTCAAATGCCGAAAGTGAATATATAGAGACTAGCATCAAGTTTCGGCCGATGCTTACAGCACTTGGAGGAAAGACCAAATGA
- the menD gene encoding 2-succinyl-5-enolpyruvyl-6-hydroxy-3-cyclohexene-1-carboxylic-acid synthase: protein MSHQEGLTAYIAAFVAELSKTGVEDVVISPGSRSTPMALVMAEHPDLRIHIQVDERSASFFALGIAKATSKPVALLCTSGTAAANYYPAVIEATISRVPLIVLTADRPHELRDIGAPQAIDQIHLYGKNVKWFVEMAPPEKTEDMIRYARTVCGRAAATASSNPQGPVHLNFPFREPLIPSTDENMFELPERVGGYVEIETGHFSLSDQTFAAIREDIASYSKGIIVCGQLDNSEFTNEVIALADKLQFPIIADPLSQLRSGNHDHQHIIDAYDAFLRNEDAKESLKPEVIIRFGAMPISKALTIFIKENRTARQFVVDSGAGWREPTMSASEMLYCDEALFCKKIGEAPARPGQSDYLHNWLTVNELAKQHLSSISKVEELSEGKLFQQLTEMLPEGSTLFVGNSMPIRDLDSFFLLNKKNIKVMANRGANGIDGIVSTALGIASVSQPCYLVLGDLTFYHDLNGLLASKLYNIDINILLINNNGGGIFSFLPQAKEPKHFEKLFGTPLDLDFSHVVEMYNGKYDLIKDWDHFSETFDQNRRVGGLKVMEIRTTRDSNMMEHRDLWKSVSREITTLLKGDTK, encoded by the coding sequence ATGAGCCACCAGGAAGGTTTAACAGCATATATCGCAGCATTCGTTGCGGAATTATCCAAAACAGGAGTGGAGGATGTCGTCATCAGTCCTGGATCGAGGTCAACGCCAATGGCCCTGGTTATGGCTGAGCATCCAGACCTGCGCATCCATATTCAGGTCGATGAACGATCTGCTTCATTCTTCGCCCTAGGAATTGCGAAAGCCACTAGTAAGCCAGTCGCTTTGCTTTGTACGTCAGGAACAGCTGCTGCGAATTATTATCCAGCGGTGATTGAAGCCACTATTTCAAGGGTTCCGTTGATTGTCCTGACAGCAGACCGGCCGCATGAATTGCGCGATATAGGAGCCCCGCAGGCGATTGACCAGATTCATCTATACGGCAAGAATGTAAAATGGTTTGTTGAAATGGCACCGCCGGAAAAAACGGAGGATATGATTCGCTATGCTCGAACAGTTTGTGGTAGGGCTGCCGCTACTGCATCAAGCAATCCACAGGGACCTGTCCATTTGAACTTTCCGTTCAGGGAACCTTTGATTCCGAGTACGGATGAAAATATGTTTGAACTGCCTGAGCGTGTTGGCGGTTATGTGGAAATCGAGACAGGTCACTTCAGTTTATCTGATCAAACTTTTGCAGCAATCAGGGAGGATATCGCTTCATATTCAAAGGGGATCATTGTCTGCGGTCAGCTCGACAATAGCGAATTTACCAATGAAGTCATTGCTCTTGCTGATAAATTACAATTCCCGATCATCGCTGATCCACTGTCACAATTGCGCAGCGGAAATCATGATCATCAACATATAATTGATGCTTATGATGCATTTTTAAGGAATGAAGATGCGAAGGAATCGTTGAAGCCAGAAGTGATCATCAGGTTTGGAGCAATGCCAATCTCGAAAGCATTGACAATTTTTATAAAAGAAAACCGGACTGCCCGACAATTCGTTGTCGACAGCGGCGCCGGCTGGCGGGAACCTACGATGTCTGCTTCTGAAATGCTATATTGCGATGAAGCTTTGTTCTGTAAAAAAATTGGCGAGGCTCCTGCACGACCAGGCCAATCCGACTATCTGCATAACTGGCTCACCGTAAATGAACTTGCAAAACAACATTTATCATCCATTTCTAAAGTTGAGGAGTTAAGTGAAGGAAAGCTATTCCAACAGCTCACTGAAATGCTTCCGGAAGGCTCAACATTGTTTGTCGGCAACAGCATGCCAATCAGGGACCTTGATTCGTTCTTCCTATTAAATAAAAAGAATATCAAGGTGATGGCAAACAGAGGAGCGAACGGTATAGACGGAATCGTTTCCACTGCCCTCGGCATTGCAAGCGTGTCCCAGCCTTGTTACCTGGTGCTGGGTGACCTTACATTCTACCATGACCTAAACGGCTTATTAGCTTCAAAATTATATAATATCGATATCAATATTTTGCTTATCAACAATAATGGCGGCGGAATCTTCTCGTTCCTCCCTCAGGCAAAAGAACCTAAGCATTTTGAAAAACTTTTCGGCACCCCTTTGGACCTGGATTTTAGTCATGTTGTCGAAATGTACAACGGGAAATATGATTTAATCAAAGATTGGGATCATTTTTCAGAGACTTTTGACCAAAACAGAAGGGTTGGCGGTTTAAAAGTAATGGAAATAAGAACAACCAGGGATTCCAACATGATGGAACATCGAGATTTGTGGAAATCTGTTTCCCGGGAAATAACTACTTTGCTAAAAGGTGACACGAAATGA